A portion of the Manihot esculenta cultivar AM560-2 chromosome 2, M.esculenta_v8, whole genome shotgun sequence genome contains these proteins:
- the LOC110602588 gene encoding probable xyloglucan galactosyltransferase GT19 — translation MACKSHFFLLLCCFLFISINSTFSLESETDCTGRWIHIRRLPSRFNLDLLTNCSQYPLFDNFCPYLTNHGLGPKTHNRSQSWYRSDPLLLEVIFHRRMLEYPCLTADPNLANAVYLPYYAAIDALRYLYGPDVNTSMEHGLELFNFLQENDARIWARRKGIDHFLVMARPAWDFSQSLAVDPPVWGTSFLELKEFYNVTALVVEGRAWPWQEQAVPYLTSFHPPTLALFDSWIKRVKSSRRTTLMLFAGGGGAGAGLNIRRSIRHECENNSHSASFLASGGYSSVYYTKVCDLVDCSNGICEHDPIRYMRPMLQATFCLQPPGDTPTRRSTFDAIVAGCIPVFFEEQSAKMQYRWHLPEETYDDFAVFIAKEEVVYKGLKILDVLMGIPRDQVRRMREKVIELMPRVVYRKHGSSLGLRTKKDAFDIAIEGALERINSRLKSGRF, via the coding sequence ATGGCCTGTAAATCTCATTTCTTTCTTCTCCTCTGCTGCTTCCTCTTTATCTCCATCAATTCAACCTTCTCTCTAGAATCAGAAACAGACTGCACCGGTCGTTGGATCCATATCAGACGCCTGCCTTCACGCTTCAATCTTGATCTTCTCACTAACTGCTCTCAATACCCTCTTTTTGACAATTTCTGCCCTTATCTCACCAATCATGGTCTTGGCCCCAAGACCCACAACCGCTCTCAGTCTTGGTACCGCTCCGATCCTCTCTTGCTCGAGGTCATCTTTCATCGCCGTATGCTCGAGTACCCATGTCTAACCGCCGATCCCAATCTAGCCAACGCCGTCTACTTGCCTTACTATGCAGCAATCGATGCCTTGAGGTATCTTTATGGCCCTGATGTCAACACTAGCATGGAACACGGCCTTGAATTGTTCAACTTTCTCCAAGAAAATGATGCTAGGATATGGGCAAGACGCAAGGGTATTGATCATTTTCTCGTTATGGCGCGTCCTGCCTGGGACTTCTCGCAGTCCTTGGCTGTTGACCCTCCTGTGTGGGGCACTTCGTTTCTGGAattgaaagagttttacaatgTTACCGCTTTGGTAGTTGAGGGTAGGGCTTGGCCTTGGCAGGAACAGGCTGTTCCTTACTTGACTTCATTTCACCCTCCAACTTTGGCCCTGTTCGACTCTTGGATCAAACGCGTTAAAAGTTCGAGAAGAACGACGTTGATGCTTTTTGCAGGCGGAGGAGGGGCGGGCGCGGGCCTAAATATCAGGAGGAGCATTAGGCACGAGTGTGAAAATAATAGCCACAGTGCCAGTTTTTTAGCCAGTGGAGGATATAGCTCTGTCTACTATACCAAGGTGTGTGATCTAGTGGATTGCTCTAATGGGATTTGTGAGCACGACCCAATCAGGTATATGAGGCCAATGTTACAGGCCACCTTCTGTTTGCAGCCTCCAGGGGATACCCCAACTCGGAGGTCGACATTTGATGCCATTGTTGCAGGTTGTATACCGGTTTTCTTCGAGGAACAATCTGCAAAAATGCAATACAGGTGGCACTTGCCGGAGGAAACGTATGATGATTTTGCAGTGTTTATAGCCAAAGAGGAAGTGGTGTATAAAGGGTTGAAGATTTTGGACGTGCTTATGGGAATTCCTAGAGATCAAGTGAGGAGGATGAGGGAGAAAGTTATAGAGTTGATGCCAAGAGTAGTGTATAGGAAGCATGGAAGTTCCTTGGGTCTGAGAACCAAGAAGGATGCATTTGATATTGCAATTGAAGGTGCTTTGGAGAGGATCAACTCTAGGCTTAAAAGCGGGAGATTTTGA
- the LOC110602597 gene encoding 3-oxoacyl-[acyl-carrier-protein] synthase 3 A, chloroplastic, translating to MANASGLFTPSAPSLRRRRIRPSIGIIGSGFFSSDGISKRVFCSATIEGEDKLSSSQSRIPRLISKGCKLVGSGSAVPTLQVSNDDLAKLVDTSDEWISVRTGIRNRRVLAGKDSLISLATEASRKALEMAKVEPDDVDLVLMCSSTPEDLFGSAPQIQKALGCKRNPLAYDITAACSGFILGLVSAACHIRGGGFQNVLVIGADSLSRYVDWTDRGTCILFGDAAGAVLVQACDSEDDGLFSFDLHSDGDGQRHLNAAIKENEVDHALGSNGSVLGFPPRRSSYSCIQMNGKEVFRFAVRCVPQSIESALEKAGLTGSSIDWLLLHQANQRILDAVATRLQVPPERVISNLANYGNTSAASIPLALDEAVRSGKVKPGHTIASAGFGAGLTWGSAIIRWG from the exons ATGGCAAATGCTTCTGGATTGTTTACCCCTTCAGCACCAAGcctaaggaggaggaggattaGACCTTCAATAGGGATTATTGGATCTGGGTTTTTCTCCTCCGATGGAATATCAAAGAGGGTATTCTGCTCCGCCACCATTGAAGGTGAAGACAAGCTTTCTAGTTCTCAATCTCGAATACCCAG GCTCATTAGTAAAGGCTGCAAGCTAGTTGGAAGTGGCTCAGCAGTACCCACTCTTCAGGTTTCAAATGATGATCTTGCAAAACTAGTCGACACAAGTGATGAATGGATATCTGTTCGAACTGGGATTCGTAATCGAAGAGTTCTTGCAG GCAAAGATAGTTTGATTTCTCTAGCAACGGAGGCATCTAGGAAGGCTCTTGAGATGGCCAAGGTGGAGCCTGATGATGTGGACCTAGTTTTAATGTGCTCGTCTACACCAGAGGATCTTTTTGGTAGTGCTCCTCAG ATCCAGAAAGCACTTGGCTGCAAAAGAAATCCTTTGGCTTATGATATTACAGCTGCATGTAGTGGATTCATTTTGGGTCTGGTTTCAGCTGCTTGTCATATCAGGG GAGGTGGGTTCCAAAATGTATTGGTTATTGGTGCTGATTCTCTTTCTCGGTATGTTGACTGGACGGATAGAGGAACTTGTATACTCTTTGGGGATGCTGCGGGCGCTGTGCTTGTACAG GCCTGTGACAGTGAAGATGATGGTTTGTTTAGTTTTGACTTGCATAGTGATGGTGATGGCCAAAG ACACTTGAATGCCGCCATCAAAGAAAATGAAGTGGATCACGCACTGGGATCTAATGGTTCAGTTTTAGGCTTCCCTCCCAGGCGCTCCTCATATTCTTGCATTCAGATGAATGGAAAAGAGGTTTTTCGCTTTGCTGTGCGATGTGTGCCACAATCTATAGAGTCTGCTCTTGAAAAGGCTGGTCTCACTGGGTCTAGCATTGATTGGTTACTGCTCCACCAG GCAAATCAGAGGATCCTTGATGCAGTTGCAACACGTTTACAAGTCCCACCAGAAAGGGTTATATCAAATTTAGCAAATTATGGCAACACAAGTGCTGCTTCAATTCCACTTGCATTGGATGAAGCCGTTCGAAGTGGGAAGGTGAAGCCAGGCCACACCATTGCATCTGCAGGTTTTGGGGCCGGCCTAACCTGGGGTTCTGCAATTATTAGATGGGGCTGA
- the LOC110602581 gene encoding flavin-containing monooxygenase FMO GS-OX-like 4, translating into MPTPLISANVAVIGAGASGLVAARELRREGHKVVVFERETQIGGTWVYDPRVETDPLSLDPSRMIIHSSLYSSLRTNLPREVMGFRDYPFIPKTDKTRDPRRYPGHREVLLYLQEFAREFEIEDMVRFETEVVHVGLVEDGKKWKVKSKKKSASNDVEVAPDFRVVDETYDSVVICSGHFTEARTAEISGISSWPGKQMHSHNYRIPGPFLDQVVILIGNATSAIDISREIAHFAKEVHVASRSVADETYQEQPGYDNMWLHSMIESVRDDGSVVFRNGRVVLADIILHCTGYKYNFPFLESNGIVTVDDNRVGPLYKHVFPPVLAPFISFVGLPWKVVPFRMFELQSKWIASVLSGRVALPSQEEMMEDIEAFYLSLEASNIPKRYTHNLADSQFEYNNWLAAQCGCEGFEEWRKQMYYVSCNSRLLRPDAYRDDWDEGHLIMEANNDFAKYTSK; encoded by the exons ATGCCAACTCCTCTTATCTCCGCTAACGTGGCCGTGATCGGCGCTGGCGCCTCGGGCCTTGTTGCTGCACGTGAGCTCCGCCGCGAGGGCCACAAAGTCGTAGTATTTGAACGAGAAACGCAAATTGGCGGCACCTGGGTCTACGATCCCCGGGTCGAAACAGACCCGTTGAGTCTTGATCCGAGCAGAATGATAATTCACTCGAGCCTCTACAGCTCCCTCCGCACCAACCTCCCCAGAGAAGTAATGGGTTTCAGGGACTACCCGTTTATACCAAAAACCGATAAAACGAGAGACCCGAGAAGGTACCCAGGTCACAGAGAGGTGTTACTCTACTTGCAAGAGTTTGCGAGGGAGTTTGAGATTGAGGATATGGTGAGATTTGAGACTGAGGTGGTTCATGTGGGGTTAGTGGAGGACGGCAAGAAGTGGAAAGTGAAGTCTAAAAAGAAGAGTGCTAGTAATGATGTTGAGGTTGCTCCTGATTTTCGCGTTGTTGATGAGACTTATGATTCTGTTGTCATTTGCAGCGGGCATTTCACTGAAGCTCGTACTGCTGAAATATCAG gcatcagttcttgGCCGGGGAAGCAAATGCATAGCCACAATTACCGTATTCCAGGACCATTCCTAGATCAA GTGGTAATTTTGATTGGGAATGCAACGAGTGCTATTGACATATCTAGGGAAATTGCTCACTTTGCCAAAGAGGTCCATGTTGCCTCAAGATCTGTTGCAGATGAAACATATCAAGAGCAGCCTGGATATGACAATATGTGGCTTCATTCTATG ATAGAAAGTGTTCGTGATGATGGTTCTGTGGTCTTCCGAAACGGGAGAGTTGTCCTAGCTGACATCATTTTACATTGCACCGG GTACAAGTATAACTTCCCTTTCCTTGAAAGCAATGGCATTGTGACTGTGGATGATAATCGTGTTGGTCCATTATACAAGCATGTTTTCCCACCAGTTTTGGCACCATTCATTTCATTTGTTGGGTTACCATGGAAG GTTGTTCCTTTCCGAATGTTTGAACTTCAAAGCAAGTGGATTGCTAGTGTTTTATCAGGAAGGGTTGCACTCCCATCACAAGAGGAAATGATGGAAGATATTGAAGCCTTCTACCTGTCACTTGAAGCTTCAAACATTCCAAAAAGATACACTCATAACTTGGCTGATTCTCAG TTTGAGTATAACAACTGGCTTGCTGCTCAATGCGGGTGTGAAGGGTTTGAAGAGTGGAGAAAACAAATGTATTACGTGAGTTGCAACAGCAGGCTCCTCAGACCAGATGCATATCGGGATGACTGGGATGAGGGCCACCTGATCATGGAAGCCAACAATGACTTCGCTAAATACACTTCAAAATGA
- the LOC110609649 gene encoding flavin-containing monooxygenase FMO GS-OX-like 4 isoform X1 has translation MITAIINCFAMPTPLTSRHVAVIGAGAAGLVAARELRREGHEVVIFERETQIGGTWVYDPRAEPDPMSLDKNRSIIHSSLYSSLRTNLPREVMGFRDYPFISIADKTRDSRRFPGHREVLFYLRDFAREFEIGEMVRFETEVVHVGLVEDSNKWKLRYRKKRSEVDAEAETGDGFDYDDEIYDAVLVCNGHYTEPRVADIPGISSWPGKQMHSHNYRVPEPFQDQVVVLIGGSASAVDISRDIASVAKEVHVASRSVANEKYEQQPGYDNIWLHSMIESVHEDGSLVFRNGRVVQADIILHCTGYKYHFPFLETNGIVTVEDNRVGPLYKHVFPPVLAPSLSFIGLAWKVVPFPMFEFQSKWIAGVLSGRIALPLQEEMMEDIEDFYRSLEASNFPKRYTHYMGDSQFDYNNWLAAQCGCEGFEEWKKQMYYATSKNRQVRPDTYRDEWEDDPLISEANQDFILKGFANSLISQDSGLNGQSESHEKLSRI, from the exons ATGATTACCGCGATAATAAACTGCTTCGCAATGCCAACTCCTCTTACCTCTCGCCATGTAGCGGTGATTGGAGCCGGCGCCGCTGGCCTTGTGGCTGCTCGCGAGCTCCGCCGGGAAGGCCATGAGGTTGTAATCTTCGAACGAGAAACACAAATCGGCGGCACCTGGGTCTACGATCCCCGTGCAGAACCAGACCCGATGAGCCTCGATAAGAATCGATCCATAATCCACTCAAGTCTCTACAGCTCTCTCCGCACCAACCTCCCCAGAGAAGTGATGGGTTTCAGAGACTACCCGTTTATATCCATAGCCGACAAAACGAGAGATTCGAGAAGATTCCCGGGCCACAGAGAGGTGTTATTCTATTTGCGAGATTTTGCGAGAGAGTTTGAGATTGGAGAAATGGTGAGGTTTGAGACTGAGGTGGTTCATGTTGGGTTAGTGGAGGATAGTAATAAGTGGAAATTGAGGTACAGAAAGAAGAGAAGTGAGGTCGATGCTGAGGCTGAGACTGGTGATGGTTTTGATTATGATGATGAGATTTATGATGCTGTTCTAGTTTGCAATGGGCATTACACTGAACCTCGGGTTGCTGACATACCAG GCATCAGTTCTTGGCCAGGAAAGCAAATGCATAGCCACAATTATCGCGTTCCTGAGCCCTTCCAAGACCAA GTGGTAGTTTTGATTGGGGGCTCTGCAAGTGCTGTTGATATATCCAGGGATATTGCTAGCGTTGCCAAAGAGGTCCATGTTGCCTCAAGATCAGTTGCAAATGAAAAATATGAACAGCAGCCTGGATATGACAATATTTGGCTTCATTCTATG ATAGAAAGCGTTCATGAAGATGGTTCTTTAGTCTTCAGAAATGGAAGAGTTGTCCAAGCTGACATCATTCTACATTGCACTGG GTACAAATATCACTTCCCATTTCTTGAAACCAATGGCATTGTGACTGTGGAAGACAATCGTGTGGGACCATTGTACAAGCATGTTTTCCCACCTGTTTTGGCACCTTCGCTTTCGTTTATTGGGTTAGCATGGAAG GTTGTCCCTTTCCCAATGTTTGAATTTCAAAGCAAGTGGATTGCTGGCGTTTTATCAGGTAGAATTGCCCTTCCATTGCAAGAGGAGATGATGGAAGATATTGAAGATTTCTACCGATCGCTTGAAGCTTCAAACTTTCCGAAAAGATACACTCATTACATGGGTGATTCTCAG TTTGATTATAACAATTGGCTTGCTGCCCAATGCGGGTGTGAAGGGTTTGAAGAATGGAAAAAGCAAATGTATTACGCGACCAGCAAGAACAGGCAGGTGCGGCCAGATACATATCGTGATGAATGGGAAGATGATCCCCTGATCTCGGAAGCCAATCAAGACTTTATCTTGAAAGGATTTGCAAACAGTTTGATCTCTCAAGACAGCGGTTTAAACGGTCAAAGTGAAAGCCATGAGAAGCTTTCAAGGATTTAG
- the LOC110609649 gene encoding flavin-containing monooxygenase FMO GS-OX-like 4 isoform X3, with amino-acid sequence MITAIINCFAMPTPLTSRHVAVIGAGAAGLVAARELRREGHEVVIFERETQIGGTWVYDPRAEPDPMSLDKNRSIIHSSLYSSLRTNLPREVMGFRDYPFISIADKTRDSRRFPGHREVLFYLRDFAREFEIGEMVRFETEVVHVGLVEDSNKWKLRYRKKRSEVDAEAETGDGFDYDDEIYDAVLVCNGHYTEPRVADIPGISSWPGKQMHSHNYRVPEPFQDQVVVLIGGSASAVDISRDIASVAKEVHVASRSVANEKYEQQPGYDNIWLHSMIESVHEDGSLVFRNGRVVQADIILHCTGYKYHFPFLETNGIVTVEDNRVGPLYKHVFPPVLAPSLSFIGLAWKVLLCVMPFFFPWWGLGGIFKVVPFPMFEFQSKWIAGVLSGRIALPLQEEMMEDIEDFYRSLEASNFPKRYTHYMGDSQFDYNNWLAAQCGCEGFEEWKKQMYYATSKNRQVRPDTYRDEWEDDPLISEANQDFILKGFANSLISQDSGLNGQSESHEKLSRI; translated from the exons ATGATTACCGCGATAATAAACTGCTTCGCAATGCCAACTCCTCTTACCTCTCGCCATGTAGCGGTGATTGGAGCCGGCGCCGCTGGCCTTGTGGCTGCTCGCGAGCTCCGCCGGGAAGGCCATGAGGTTGTAATCTTCGAACGAGAAACACAAATCGGCGGCACCTGGGTCTACGATCCCCGTGCAGAACCAGACCCGATGAGCCTCGATAAGAATCGATCCATAATCCACTCAAGTCTCTACAGCTCTCTCCGCACCAACCTCCCCAGAGAAGTGATGGGTTTCAGAGACTACCCGTTTATATCCATAGCCGACAAAACGAGAGATTCGAGAAGATTCCCGGGCCACAGAGAGGTGTTATTCTATTTGCGAGATTTTGCGAGAGAGTTTGAGATTGGAGAAATGGTGAGGTTTGAGACTGAGGTGGTTCATGTTGGGTTAGTGGAGGATAGTAATAAGTGGAAATTGAGGTACAGAAAGAAGAGAAGTGAGGTCGATGCTGAGGCTGAGACTGGTGATGGTTTTGATTATGATGATGAGATTTATGATGCTGTTCTAGTTTGCAATGGGCATTACACTGAACCTCGGGTTGCTGACATACCAG GCATCAGTTCTTGGCCAGGAAAGCAAATGCATAGCCACAATTATCGCGTTCCTGAGCCCTTCCAAGACCAA GTGGTAGTTTTGATTGGGGGCTCTGCAAGTGCTGTTGATATATCCAGGGATATTGCTAGCGTTGCCAAAGAGGTCCATGTTGCCTCAAGATCAGTTGCAAATGAAAAATATGAACAGCAGCCTGGATATGACAATATTTGGCTTCATTCTATG ATAGAAAGCGTTCATGAAGATGGTTCTTTAGTCTTCAGAAATGGAAGAGTTGTCCAAGCTGACATCATTCTACATTGCACTGG GTACAAATATCACTTCCCATTTCTTGAAACCAATGGCATTGTGACTGTGGAAGACAATCGTGTGGGACCATTGTACAAGCATGTTTTCCCACCTGTTTTGGCACCTTCGCTTTCGTTTATTGGGTTAGCATGGAAGGTTCTGCTCTGTGTgatgccttttttttttccttggtgGGGGTTGGGTGGAATTTTCA AGGTTGTCCCTTTCCCAATGTTTGAATTTCAAAGCAAGTGGATTGCTGGCGTTTTATCAGGTAGAATTGCCCTTCCATTGCAAGAGGAGATGATGGAAGATATTGAAGATTTCTACCGATCGCTTGAAGCTTCAAACTTTCCGAAAAGATACACTCATTACATGGGTGATTCTCAG TTTGATTATAACAATTGGCTTGCTGCCCAATGCGGGTGTGAAGGGTTTGAAGAATGGAAAAAGCAAATGTATTACGCGACCAGCAAGAACAGGCAGGTGCGGCCAGATACATATCGTGATGAATGGGAAGATGATCCCCTGATCTCGGAAGCCAATCAAGACTTTATCTTGAAAGGATTTGCAAACAGTTTGATCTCTCAAGACAGCGGTTTAAACGGTCAAAGTGAAAGCCATGAGAAGCTTTCAAGGATTTAG
- the LOC110609649 gene encoding flavin-containing monooxygenase FMO GS-OX-like 4 isoform X2, whose product MITAIINCFAMPTPLTSRHVAVIGAGAAGLVAARELRREGHEVVIFERETQIGGTWVYDPRAEPDPMSLDKNRSIIHSSLYSSLRTNLPREVMGFRDYPFISIADKTRDSRRFPGHREVLFYLRDFAREFEIGEMVRFETEVVHVGLVEDSNKWKLRYRKKRSEVDAEAETGDGFDYDDEIYDAVLVCNGHYTEPRVADIPGISSWPGKQMHSHNYRVPEPFQDQVVVLIGGSASAVDISRDIASVAKEVHVASRSVANEKYEQQPGYDNIWLHSMIESVHEDGSLVFRNGRVVQADIILHCTGYKYHFPFLETNGIVTVEDNRVGPLYKHVFPPVLAPSLSFIGLAWKVVPFPMFEFQSKWIAGVLSGRIALPLQEEMMEDIEDFYRSLEASNFPKRYTHYMGDSQGLKNGKSKCITRPARTGRCGQIHIVMNGKMIP is encoded by the exons ATGATTACCGCGATAATAAACTGCTTCGCAATGCCAACTCCTCTTACCTCTCGCCATGTAGCGGTGATTGGAGCCGGCGCCGCTGGCCTTGTGGCTGCTCGCGAGCTCCGCCGGGAAGGCCATGAGGTTGTAATCTTCGAACGAGAAACACAAATCGGCGGCACCTGGGTCTACGATCCCCGTGCAGAACCAGACCCGATGAGCCTCGATAAGAATCGATCCATAATCCACTCAAGTCTCTACAGCTCTCTCCGCACCAACCTCCCCAGAGAAGTGATGGGTTTCAGAGACTACCCGTTTATATCCATAGCCGACAAAACGAGAGATTCGAGAAGATTCCCGGGCCACAGAGAGGTGTTATTCTATTTGCGAGATTTTGCGAGAGAGTTTGAGATTGGAGAAATGGTGAGGTTTGAGACTGAGGTGGTTCATGTTGGGTTAGTGGAGGATAGTAATAAGTGGAAATTGAGGTACAGAAAGAAGAGAAGTGAGGTCGATGCTGAGGCTGAGACTGGTGATGGTTTTGATTATGATGATGAGATTTATGATGCTGTTCTAGTTTGCAATGGGCATTACACTGAACCTCGGGTTGCTGACATACCAG GCATCAGTTCTTGGCCAGGAAAGCAAATGCATAGCCACAATTATCGCGTTCCTGAGCCCTTCCAAGACCAA GTGGTAGTTTTGATTGGGGGCTCTGCAAGTGCTGTTGATATATCCAGGGATATTGCTAGCGTTGCCAAAGAGGTCCATGTTGCCTCAAGATCAGTTGCAAATGAAAAATATGAACAGCAGCCTGGATATGACAATATTTGGCTTCATTCTATG ATAGAAAGCGTTCATGAAGATGGTTCTTTAGTCTTCAGAAATGGAAGAGTTGTCCAAGCTGACATCATTCTACATTGCACTGG GTACAAATATCACTTCCCATTTCTTGAAACCAATGGCATTGTGACTGTGGAAGACAATCGTGTGGGACCATTGTACAAGCATGTTTTCCCACCTGTTTTGGCACCTTCGCTTTCGTTTATTGGGTTAGCATGGAAG GTTGTCCCTTTCCCAATGTTTGAATTTCAAAGCAAGTGGATTGCTGGCGTTTTATCAGGTAGAATTGCCCTTCCATTGCAAGAGGAGATGATGGAAGATATTGAAGATTTCTACCGATCGCTTGAAGCTTCAAACTTTCCGAAAAGATACACTCATTACATGGGTGATTCTCAG GGTTTGAAGAATGGAAAAAGCAAATGTATTACGCGACCAGCAAGAACAGGCAGGTGCGGCCAGATACATATCGTGATGAATGGGAAGATGATCCCCTGA